The genomic window CATGCTTCTTCAGCAGACAATGACCAGCAGACAGGAGAAGCAGCTTGTCATGGTCCTAATATCTCGTCACAGAATACACTTGAAAAAATGGTTGCTGCTGATAGTCTAAAGGAAAATACTAACGCACGCGGCCACGATCTGGACTCTCCTCTAGAGGTGACAAGGGAAGACATGCCTGACGCCAGTATGTGTGCACAGCAGACAGTGCCAGAGTTACCTCTGCCTTCAGAACAACTGGAATTGAACCAAATGAATGAGCTTCCTGTACATGTGCAGAGATACGAACCAGTAAATGAACGACATCTGGAGAAGCAGAGTGAACCAACTGACCCAGAGTATCCTTGTAACATTGGTGGCCTTGAGTTACCtgctgtgggggagcagggccttaCAAACAATCAGCCAGAATCCCTTGCTAACTCTCTTGCTGAGAAAAGAGGACATGGACTGGAGAAGGTAGGGCTTTCACGTGAGAAAGAAAATGCCCAAATGTCAGCATCCTGTAGCTGTACGCTAACAGAAACCTTCATGGAAATAGATGTAGTTGAGCAGTCTACAATTGAAGCGCATGGCTTGTCAAGGGAACACAGTGCTCAAACTAAGAATATTAGTGCGTCTGGTCTGAATATCGACTGTCCTTTGATGGAGATGGAATCGTCAAAGCAGGAATCGTCTTTGTCTGAACCTTTGAGTAATCCATTTTCCACTAGTGAGTTACTGTCGCCTGAAAGCAACGTTGAAATGACTGGAACGTGTAATGAGTTATCCAAGTCGGTGGCTGAGAAGAGCTCTTCCTCCTCTGGCATTTGTCAGCTACACACCGATACAGCAGCATCCGCAGAAGAGCCATCTTTGTCTTTAGCATCAGCCTTAAAGGAGCTTCATGAACTCTTGATTATAAATTGTAAAGGAGATTCAAAACTTCTTGCACCGGAAGAGGATGTCTGTCAGCTGGCAAAGGTCCCCGAAGAGCAGGTACAATGTGAGGAGCTTTCTAAAGACGAACATGGAAACATGGGTCCAGATGGACAGGACCTAAACAGCTCCTTTCATCGGGAGAGGTTTGAACAGATGAACTCTGAAGGGCCAGCTGAGGAGCCACCTTGTCCTGAGGAAACTGAAAACATGAGCGTCCAGTTTTTTAATCCCAGCCAGACAGCTGTTGAGAGAGATGCTCTAGAGATACAGATGTCACCAAGTACAAGCGATTCTGTCATTCTGAGCTCAGTTGCGACATCGAATCAAGTCCACATGGAGCAGGCAGAAATTGGACCTGAACGGTCGTTAAAGGACCAACATGCAACCGATCAGACTTTGGAGAAGAATAAATCGTTTCCACCGGAGCTCACGGTGGATGAAGGTGTCCCTCCGAACCTCTTCCCAGGGACGCCTGGAGTAACCGACAGCTCCACAAGTACTGAAGATCTGAGGCCACCCCATCAAATGATAGAGCCGCCGCCGCGCCCACCCGTCAGCTATCCAGAACTGAGCTCCATAGTTCCTCCGCCGTCCCTTTTTCCTGCCGCTGACATCAATCAGATTCTCTGCGCTGGCTTTACCCTGCAGGAAGCTCTCGAGGCTTTGGAACGAGCTGGTGGAAATGCAGACCTTGCTCTTCTCAGTCTGCTAGCCAAGAATATCCGAGTTCCTACATAGCCATGGAAAGGGTGGCCTGACTGGTCTGTTCTTCTAGAGAATGTACCCGAATGGTAGAGTAACCTGCAAGCAAAATGTTGAGCCAGATTTTTAAACAAACACCATTTATTTGCAGCCAAAGTCATTTagcttttctgtttctcttgttaAATTTGGGCCTTTTAAAacgaacaaaaaaaaagtcttggcaTTGTGTGGACACGGTAGCTTTTAAGTCTCCTTAAGATGATGCATACTGGAATAAAATgtattggttttatttaaatgtacaATTTTAGAATGATCTTCAATATTATGAAATAAAAAGCAGAAGCCATTGAGAAAACCATCACCCTGTTCAGCAAAAAGCAGATCGGGAAATGAATTGAATATGCATGCGCGTGCATCTACAGCCGAAGCATAGCATGTGATGTTACTGAAAGAGATGCACACAAGCTAGCTATTCAGTATGGTGCAGACTGAAACAAAGCTTGTCACAGTGAAGCCTTTTGGATTTGTACCGGTTATCACTCTACTGTGCTTTATAACCTGATATTCATCTGTGATGCTGACGAACAACTGTTGCAGCTACTAGAGGTGTATTGATGTCCACGGGGCTCAGGATCCAAAAACCTTTGTGCGGGGGGGGCGTGTAAACTTGCACTTTTTTCTGTGCGTTGAAATCTGAAGCCTGGATTGCCAAAATATTTGACGCTATTGGGCCAGTGTGTTAAAGTTTACAGGGAAAATACTGAGTTTGGTGCTACCAAAAATGAGACAAAGCAACTGACCTGAAGTTATCCTCATGgaagaagtggaaagggattaTTTTACCTTTTAGAGGTGTGCCCACCCACCCCATTTTTCCCCCATGCAAAAGAAAAAGTCTAGCCTTCTTAAGCAGAACCCTAATAATGAAATTGCTTAGCAAAACAGATTGCATCTGTTGCTGTGACTTGTCTCTACCCTACACCTAGTTTCACCCTAGTACCTACAAAGGAATTTACTGTAACTGTTCAGTGGATGAAGTCTCTATGCACTGAGTAGGAACATGTGATTAAAGGAATGAAGAAATCCGCTTTGCACTAGTTTATCTCCGCGCTTGAGAGGGATTGGCCCCTCGACTGTAGAAACGCTAACtgcaaaaaaacccttcttaGTGGCTTGCAGTGTACTAGTTTAGTACCACTTGATAGGTGAGGGCTCCCCAAGTCAAGCTGTCATTAAGGTGAACTCGAACCTAGAGCGCTGATCTGGCTTCTGTATTACAACCGTTGTTGCCTTTTGGGAAGCCCTCACCAAGATCTCTGTCTGTGTAGGACCCACTGAGGCTGTGCTGGGGAGGCCCTTTATTGGGGGATAAAATGCTTTCTTGGGCTGAGCTGCTCTTTCTGCTTCTCTACAGAGCCTTATCGTATTAttagggagggggaaaagggaaaagcATGATTAAAACGTGTTACCAAATTGTAAGTAGAAACTTTGATTTAGTCCCATTTGCAGATCTCCGTGAAGTGGTAGCTTCATGTAAAATGTAATCTTTAACTTCCTGCTTCAAGCAAAACAAGCTGAAGTCATAAATCCACAGTGGCTGGACATCCATCTTCTCGACACATTTtgtactggggggagggagggtttgggggtCTCAGGCCTGTCCATGTTTGTTCTTGCTTAGAATAACTGCATATATGTATTTGGGGCTTTGATGGGAGCTGATTTACAAAAACACATGTATTCTGTCGGACTGCATAGGCTTCTGTGAATTTCTGATGTCAGTGATGAAAGGTTTGACAGATCTCTTTAGGTACCTAGGTAGTCAAGAAAGCCTTTGGAACaaatgaaaagctttgaggaatcCTGTGAACAGCCAATAGATCTTTCACTGAATTGTGAGTATGTCACCTAGGCAAAATCAGTTTATTTTAGACTCGGTTTGAGTTGAGATCTTGAAGAAATGCAGGTGCTTCACAATGTTTCCCATGCAGATCATGACAGTAAGTCCCCGATAAAATACTTTGGTATTCTACATACGGCAAGCATGCCAGAGACTGCAGTACCTCCTGTAGCGTCTCAGGCCATTATTGCAGATCTGTCCTAACGCGTGCTCTAAGGAGACGAGATGCACTGCTACATCCATCGCTATTTGCATCCGATTCACTAAGCTGAAAGCAGCAAGT from Alligator mississippiensis isolate rAllMis1 chromosome 13, rAllMis1, whole genome shotgun sequence includes these protein-coding regions:
- the DDI2 gene encoding protein DDI1 homolog 2 isoform X1, coding for MLLTVFCLRRDRSELTFSLQVDADFELQNFRALCELESGIPAAESQIVYAERPLTDNHRSLASYGLKDGDVVILRQKENVEPRPPGNFPGLPRIDFSSIAVPGMSTQQPQQPAQHLRSSPPEAPSFPQGLDNPALLRDMLLANPHELSLLKERNPPLAEALLSGDLEKFTKVLVEQQQDRARREQERIRLFSADPFDLEAQAKIEEDIRQQNIEENMTIAMEEAPESFGQVVMLYINCKVNGHPVKAFVDSGAQMTIMSQACAERCNIMRLVDRRWAGIAKGVGTQKIIGRVHLAQVQIEGDFLPCSFSILEEQPMDMLLGLDMLKRHQCSIDLKKNVLVIGTTGSQTPFLPEGELPECARLAYGAGREDMRPEEIADQELAEALQKSVEEAENSDKETTSLEMPSLPTSDGLKNPVHSSGLRSKICNPTNQLLDRSVSAPASVGSHKSSLAEKIDPGAVKSLESSAECQITPEKDHSHRLQSLADHASSADNDQQTGEAACHGPNISSQNTLEKMVAADSLKENTNARGHDLDSPLEVTREDMPDASMCAQQTVPELPLPSEQLELNQMNELPVHVQRYEPVNERHLEKQSEPTDPEYPCNIGGLELPAVGEQGLTNNQPESLANSLAEKRGHGLEKVGLSREKENAQMSASCSCTLTETFMEIDVVEQSTIEAHGLSREHSAQTKNISASGLNIDCPLMEMESSKQESSLSEPLSNPFSTSELLSPESNVEMTGTCNELSKSVAEKSSSSSGICQLHTDTAASAEEPSLSLASALKELHELLIINCKGDSKLLAPEEDVCQLAKVPEEQVQCEELSKDEHGNMGPDGQDLNSSFHRERFEQMNSEGPAEEPPCPEETENMSVQFFNPSQTAVERDALEIQMSPSTSDSVILSSVATSNQVHMEQAEIGPERSLKDQHATDQTLEKNKSFPPELTVDEGVPPNLFPGTPGVTDSSTSTEDLRPPHQMIEPPPRPPVSYPELSSIVPPPSLFPAADINQILCAGFTLQEALEALERAGGNADLALLSLLAKNIRVPT